A single window of Leptospira semungkisensis DNA harbors:
- a CDS encoding imelysin family protein has protein sequence MRNLHRKVFSLLFSLLFGFSFYQCSGSGGSDMSGLALMGLADSPPSATTTEALTRYADLAYESYNQAVTDATSLQTAIATFNGSPNDTNLTAVKNAWVVARSSYLVTEAFRFSKGPIDLDPGYCGGSAPYSGTDECEGALNSWPLDEDVIDNYIGATAIGSITFANIYSKNGDSTLAAGSEGDPDKVVMTGYHSIEYLLWGKDDSGTGPGGAINNVPGQRTASYFQDATNGTKRLKFLSEVTVGLIGHLTQVRDQWVSTDASNFRAVTFLSSGNESTSLSNVFKGMGEFVASEWGGDRLAGIASQSQEDEHSCFSDTTKADFYYDAQGFVNIWSGNYSVKKNVNISTGPGLSDLLSAKNRVNVLSDASKARDTFCINLDDETTDPNYTTHCPSGSITHRYDQIIINPSDSQHTALENLQTLISDRLARDFASAATKLGVDLTP, from the coding sequence ATGCGGAACTTACATCGAAAAGTTTTCAGCCTTCTTTTTAGCCTTTTATTCGGGTTCTCTTTCTACCAATGTTCCGGGTCCGGCGGATCCGATATGTCAGGCCTTGCCCTAATGGGTTTGGCAGATAGTCCCCCTTCTGCAACGACCACGGAAGCGTTAACACGTTATGCGGATTTAGCATACGAATCTTATAACCAAGCAGTTACTGATGCAACTAGCTTGCAAACTGCGATTGCTACCTTTAACGGATCACCCAATGATACAAATTTAACTGCGGTTAAAAATGCTTGGGTAGTTGCTCGTTCCAGCTACTTGGTAACTGAAGCTTTCCGTTTTAGCAAAGGACCGATTGATTTAGATCCAGGTTATTGCGGTGGATCCGCTCCCTATTCAGGAACTGACGAATGCGAAGGCGCTCTGAACTCTTGGCCTTTGGATGAAGATGTAATCGATAATTATATCGGAGCTACCGCAATCGGTTCCATTACATTCGCAAATATTTATTCTAAGAACGGGGACTCTACTCTCGCTGCCGGTTCCGAAGGAGATCCGGATAAAGTCGTAATGACCGGATATCATTCGATCGAGTATCTGCTTTGGGGAAAAGACGATAGCGGCACCGGACCTGGAGGAGCAATTAACAATGTTCCAGGCCAGAGGACTGCTTCCTATTTCCAAGACGCTACCAATGGAACAAAGAGATTAAAATTCCTCTCAGAAGTCACAGTAGGTTTGATAGGCCACTTAACCCAAGTCAGAGACCAATGGGTAAGCACGGATGCTTCTAACTTTAGAGCGGTGACTTTTCTTTCTTCAGGAAATGAAAGCACTTCTCTATCGAATGTTTTCAAGGGAATGGGAGAGTTTGTCGCTTCCGAATGGGGAGGAGATCGTTTAGCAGGTATCGCAAGCCAATCCCAAGAAGACGAACACTCTTGCTTCAGTGATACTACTAAAGCGGATTTCTACTACGACGCACAAGGATTCGTGAATATTTGGAGTGGAAATTACTCCGTTAAGAAAAACGTAAACATCAGCACAGGTCCTGGGCTCTCCGATCTACTTAGCGCTAAGAACAGAGTAAACGTTCTCTCGGATGCAAGCAAGGCTCGAGATACTTTCTGTATCAATTTAGACGACGAAACCACAGATCCGAATTATACGACTCATTGTCCAAGCGGTTCGATAACTCATCGCTATGATCAGATCATTATCAATCCTTCTGATTCTCAGCATACTGCTCTGGAGAATCTGCAAACTCTGATCTCGGATCGTTTAGCAAGAGACTTCGCTTCTGCCGCAACTAAATTGGGAGTCGATCTGACACCGTAA
- a CDS encoding imelysin family protein, which translates to MNAIIQKSKIDRILLGITLLLIGVSCGGGGGSNMSGLALLFQSGSGYTDFLKYSGENLIIPTLQSLQDDSAALATAANTYAGSPDAGTNLNALRAAWIQARISLKKTETFYFGPASLPSSASYYTKLDGFEKGSSTRPLWTNVNQVITNPGSNPCATGTIDTSALSLCAFKYKGFEALEMLIFDNDGDPTTSTSLSLINTANTGSTRRMAYLQALAGLISQDATTLYTTWSPTGSNFVKSYIAGTGTYFRSPAESFDTYMQSVGNLAVQMEELKLGTPACLSNSCTSLASPSSNAFSTETIYSRNAYADLYYNLSGIELAYLGNPADAEIHSISTLIQAQNPSLDTDIQNAITALKTSLNTKKSSGDLFAEIDADGGAAGGTSVTNNVKPVWQLATALKTLLTVDVFSALGVPNLPSANDGD; encoded by the coding sequence ATGAATGCAATTATTCAAAAAAGCAAGATCGATAGAATTTTATTAGGGATCACTCTCTTACTTATAGGAGTGAGTTGCGGAGGCGGCGGAGGCTCGAATATGTCTGGGCTCGCACTTCTATTTCAATCCGGTTCCGGATATACGGATTTTCTAAAATACTCGGGAGAGAATCTGATCATCCCTACTCTTCAAAGTTTGCAAGATGACAGTGCTGCATTGGCTACAGCTGCGAATACGTATGCTGGCTCTCCAGATGCAGGCACAAATCTCAATGCATTGCGAGCTGCTTGGATCCAAGCTCGCATTTCCTTAAAGAAAACGGAAACTTTCTATTTCGGTCCGGCTTCTCTCCCATCTAGCGCAAGCTACTATACTAAGCTAGATGGTTTCGAAAAGGGTTCGAGCACTCGTCCTCTTTGGACGAATGTCAACCAAGTCATTACAAACCCAGGATCCAATCCTTGTGCGACCGGAACGATAGACACCTCGGCTCTCTCCTTATGTGCATTTAAATACAAAGGCTTCGAGGCATTAGAGATGCTCATCTTCGACAATGATGGAGATCCTACAACCAGTACAAGTTTAAGCTTGATCAATACTGCAAATACCGGTTCTACGAGAAGAATGGCGTATCTGCAAGCGCTTGCAGGTCTGATCTCACAAGATGCGACAACGCTCTATACTACTTGGTCCCCTACTGGGAGTAACTTTGTAAAAAGTTATATCGCCGGAACAGGAACCTACTTCCGTAGTCCTGCTGAATCCTTTGATACGTATATGCAGTCTGTAGGAAACTTGGCCGTTCAAATGGAAGAGTTAAAACTAGGAACTCCCGCCTGCTTAAGTAATTCCTGTACCTCTTTGGCTTCTCCTAGTTCCAACGCATTCTCCACGGAAACGATCTATTCTCGAAATGCGTATGCAGATCTGTACTATAATCTTTCAGGAATAGAACTAGCATACCTTGGGAATCCGGCGGATGCAGAAATTCATTCGATCTCCACCCTGATCCAAGCCCAGAATCCAAGCTTGGATACAGATATCCAGAATGCGATCACCGCATTGAAAACATCCTTGAATACTAAGAAATCCTCCGGAGATCTTTTTGCGGAAATCGATGCGGATGGGGGAGCAGCAGGCGGAACGAGTGTGACGAATAACGTAAAACCGGTTTGGCAACTTGCAACAGCGTTAAAAACTCTGCTTACTGTGGATGTTTTCTCCGCTTTAGGAGTTCCAAACCTTCCTTCTGCGAACGACGGAGACTAA
- a CDS encoding PP2C family protein-serine/threonine phosphatase, with protein MLPAVGRLLTYLIILLTWACVSSISASPIENGVVSVSEKSLEENQEAFPLDGDWQFAYGEFVEPKDTSKFNRWEILPIPQSWQGRQSRDKILPREGAATLRLVLKFPKEDIGKDVELFLPDFASAYKLYYNGKLIYSSGTPSFKSETEIPKIKSAYIPLRIEREEAELVLHGSNWINNFGGFWQVPKIGTLSVMNREKLITQIREAFLFGGLLMIGLYHIGLFLFRRREKSALYFALFAFLLALRNVLVGSRLVLELFPNFPWESLFRLEFFSFYTSVPVFLLFHRSLFPKETHRAVVYGAWVLAIGYDITLLLNVSFFTTILAPFQIVAGIMVIYVLVTACMGVWRKREDSFLFLAGFFSLGSTVVTDLLLDRLNIRGMNTSPYGLLIFTMFQSLILSRRIARAFRKSEVLSENLKITNSALNILKDNLEVLVREKTSELNHSLERIRKDLLVAQRIQMKLFPENAESYKELKYAVKYLPRDEVGGDFYDIFEISPGVYRIFLADATGHGVQAALVTMAIKAEYEGIKFGAKDPGFCLDLLDDKFQRKFSSLGTIFSSIIVDIYARENRLIYASAGHPDQVLFTSSEVLTLRRTGAIVGLKNNKTYENVEKVFSSGDRMFLFSDGVFEQFNSKREAWGETRLRTRLSELAEEPIEEIPDLVIRDIETWLGNAQPQDDISLIAVERV; from the coding sequence ATGCTACCGGCTGTGGGGCGGCTTCTTACATATCTCATCATTCTACTAACGTGGGCTTGCGTTAGTTCTATTTCCGCTTCTCCTATTGAAAATGGAGTGGTTTCCGTTTCCGAAAAGTCACTGGAGGAAAATCAGGAAGCGTTTCCGTTAGATGGAGACTGGCAATTCGCGTATGGCGAATTTGTTGAACCGAAGGATACCTCTAAATTCAATCGTTGGGAAATATTGCCCATCCCTCAATCGTGGCAGGGCAGACAGAGCCGAGATAAGATCCTTCCAAGAGAAGGGGCTGCTACATTGCGCTTGGTTCTTAAATTTCCCAAGGAAGATATCGGCAAAGATGTAGAGCTTTTTCTTCCGGATTTCGCATCCGCATACAAACTCTATTATAACGGTAAATTAATATACTCCTCGGGAACTCCAAGTTTCAAATCGGAGACTGAAATTCCAAAGATCAAATCCGCCTATATCCCTTTACGAATTGAAAGAGAAGAAGCGGAGTTAGTATTACACGGTTCGAATTGGATCAATAATTTTGGAGGCTTCTGGCAAGTTCCCAAGATAGGAACCTTATCCGTAATGAATCGGGAAAAACTGATCACTCAGATCAGAGAGGCCTTTCTATTCGGCGGACTTTTGATGATCGGACTCTATCATATAGGATTATTCCTATTCAGAAGAAGAGAAAAGTCCGCACTGTATTTTGCACTATTCGCATTTCTTTTAGCCCTCAGAAATGTCTTAGTAGGAAGCCGATTAGTATTAGAACTATTTCCGAATTTTCCTTGGGAATCACTCTTTCGTTTGGAATTCTTTTCCTTTTACACTTCCGTTCCGGTATTCCTATTATTCCACCGATCTCTTTTTCCGAAAGAAACTCATAGAGCAGTGGTTTATGGTGCCTGGGTTTTGGCGATCGGATATGATATTACACTTTTATTAAACGTTTCCTTCTTCACCACGATACTTGCTCCCTTTCAGATCGTAGCAGGGATCATGGTAATCTATGTTTTAGTCACTGCATGTATGGGAGTCTGGAGAAAGAGAGAAGATTCCTTCTTGTTCTTAGCCGGTTTCTTCTCTCTAGGTTCCACAGTCGTTACGGACCTTCTCTTGGATCGTTTGAATATACGAGGAATGAATACCTCTCCTTATGGCCTTCTCATATTTACGATGTTCCAATCCTTGATTCTATCTAGAAGGATTGCCAGAGCGTTTCGCAAATCTGAAGTCTTGAGTGAAAATTTAAAGATCACAAATAGCGCTCTCAACATACTGAAAGACAATCTAGAAGTCTTAGTGAGAGAAAAGACTTCCGAACTAAATCATTCTTTAGAAAGGATCAGAAAGGATCTCTTAGTGGCTCAAAGGATCCAAATGAAACTCTTTCCGGAGAATGCAGAGTCTTACAAAGAATTAAAATATGCAGTAAAGTATCTTCCCAGAGACGAAGTGGGTGGCGACTTCTACGATATATTCGAAATATCACCTGGAGTTTATAGGATCTTCTTAGCGGATGCGACCGGCCACGGAGTACAAGCCGCTTTAGTCACCATGGCTATCAAAGCGGAGTATGAGGGGATCAAATTCGGAGCCAAGGACCCAGGTTTTTGCTTGGACCTTTTAGATGACAAGTTTCAAAGAAAATTCTCCTCTTTAGGTACGATCTTTTCTTCCATCATCGTGGATATTTATGCGAGAGAGAACCGATTGATCTATGCGTCGGCAGGACATCCAGATCAGGTACTTTTCACTTCTTCCGAAGTTCTTACATTGAGAAGGACCGGAGCAATTGTAGGATTAAAAAACAATAAAACATACGAGAACGTAGAGAAAGTATTTTCGAGTGGAGATAGGATGTTCTTATTCTCGGATGGAGTATTCGAACAATTTAATTCTAAGAGAGAGGCTTGGGGCGAAACAAGATTAAGAACTCGCCTCTCCGAATTGGCCGAGGAGCCGATTGAGGAAATCCCCGACTTGGTGATCAGGGACATTGAAACCTGGCTCGGAAATGCTCAGCCTCAGGACGATATCAGCTTGATAGCCGTCGAAAGAGTTTAA
- a CDS encoding alpha/beta hydrolase produces MPNEIPLIQIGPIKAACIPGNPEGPFVIFLHGYGANAYDLLPLYSYMDVPEGTNFIFPEGILEVPIMPGYNGRAWFPIDMEALQKAMVAGGSRELFERYPAGLEEAREKVEAMIQALNVPMDRIILGGFSQGSMLAMDLTLRAKEKPKGLVILSGTLLDETNWSKLASETPGYKFFQSHGRMDPVLGYPAAKRLETVLREAGWVGELLAFPGGHEIPEVVLHGMNRYLRESFA; encoded by the coding sequence ATGCCCAATGAAATCCCTTTAATCCAAATCGGACCTATAAAAGCTGCCTGCATTCCAGGAAATCCCGAGGGTCCATTCGTAATCTTCTTACATGGATATGGAGCGAACGCTTACGATCTTCTTCCCTTGTATTCTTATATGGATGTTCCGGAAGGCACGAATTTCATTTTTCCGGAAGGTATCTTAGAAGTTCCTATCATGCCAGGGTATAATGGAAGGGCCTGGTTCCCTATAGATATGGAAGCCTTGCAGAAGGCTATGGTTGCCGGCGGTTCTAGGGAGCTTTTTGAGCGTTATCCGGCAGGTCTTGAGGAAGCCAGAGAAAAAGTGGAAGCGATGATCCAAGCATTGAATGTGCCTATGGACCGGATCATTCTGGGTGGATTCTCTCAGGGCTCTATGCTTGCCATGGATCTAACGCTTAGGGCTAAAGAAAAGCCGAAGGGACTTGTCATTCTGTCTGGGACCTTGCTGGATGAAACGAATTGGTCCAAACTTGCCTCCGAAACTCCAGGCTATAAATTTTTTCAAAGTCATGGTAGAATGGATCCTGTTCTGGGTTACCCAGCCGCTAAACGATTAGAAACAGTGTTAAGAGAAGCGGGTTGGGTAGGGGAATTATTGGCATTTCCGGGTGGACATGAAATCCCTGAGGTAGTATTACACGGTATGAACCGCTATTTGCGAGAATCCTTTGCATGA
- a CDS encoding MAPEG family protein — protein sequence MISSLYSLIFFTGWTIILVLVVAGFRVAQVLAGKKKSNEFPAWTQHGSDFYWRIHRAHVNCIESLPVFAVLVLIALDIGYQSHLFDVLSMIVCGGRVLQTTAHLSGGGEWNVNVRFTGFLIQYACFAYMLVILLQSVY from the coding sequence ATGATCAGTTCCCTTTACTCTCTTATCTTTTTCACCGGTTGGACCATAATCCTCGTCTTAGTCGTAGCAGGTTTTAGAGTGGCTCAAGTCTTAGCGGGAAAAAAGAAATCCAACGAATTCCCAGCTTGGACCCAACATGGCAGTGATTTTTATTGGAGGATCCATCGTGCCCACGTAAACTGCATTGAGAGTCTTCCGGTATTTGCGGTCTTGGTGCTAATTGCATTAGATATCGGTTATCAAAGCCATCTTTTCGACGTTCTGTCCATGATCGTATGCGGAGGAAGAGTGTTGCAAACGACCGCTCATCTAAGCGGAGGAGGAGAATGGAACGTAAACGTAAGATTTACCGGATTTCTCATCCAATATGCCTGCTTCGCTTATATGCTTGTGATCCTTCTTCAGTCCGTGTATTAA
- a CDS encoding glycerophosphodiester phosphodiesterase, which produces MKHFFFKASSLLLSFLFLSCGGDQIRNQPIDGVLDSQGHRGARGLKPENTWPAFEEALQHGVTTIELDTVLTKDHKIIIHHDSNTNPAICTKKDGSEISSTSLYDLTLAELKDLDCGSKKNINFPEQIPVPGTELLTLSEFFDKIKTWERTGKRPKLPKFNIETKFPNDADSTISSEIVEAHINLLLKAIEAAGMVDRSTVQSFYLPALSVAKKKNPRIKTAALFSLTYPQGAAMKLGFGDSRRLEVLDKTKELKADIISPYFLYVTHDFVAKAHSLGIRVIPWTVNDAEEMRRLIRAGVDGIISDYPNRLNSVLKETSTP; this is translated from the coding sequence ATGAAACATTTCTTTTTTAAAGCATCTAGCCTACTTCTCTCTTTTCTTTTTCTAAGTTGTGGAGGAGATCAGATCCGCAACCAACCGATAGACGGCGTCTTGGATTCCCAAGGACATAGAGGCGCCAGAGGCTTAAAACCGGAAAACACTTGGCCTGCATTCGAAGAGGCTTTGCAACACGGTGTGACTACTATCGAGTTAGATACGGTATTAACCAAGGATCATAAAATTATAATACACCATGATTCGAATACCAATCCTGCAATCTGCACAAAGAAGGACGGTTCGGAAATTTCTTCGACGTCTTTGTATGACCTTACCTTAGCCGAGCTCAAGGACTTAGATTGCGGATCCAAGAAGAATATTAATTTTCCAGAGCAGATCCCTGTTCCTGGCACTGAGCTTTTGACTCTTAGCGAATTCTTCGATAAGATTAAGACTTGGGAAAGAACCGGAAAACGTCCGAAGCTTCCTAAGTTCAATATAGAGACCAAATTTCCGAATGATGCTGATTCTACGATTTCTTCAGAGATTGTGGAGGCTCATATAAACCTTCTCTTAAAAGCGATCGAAGCAGCCGGAATGGTCGACAGAAGTACTGTGCAGTCTTTTTATCTTCCTGCATTGAGTGTGGCTAAGAAAAAGAATCCTAGGATCAAGACCGCTGCCTTATTTTCTCTCACCTATCCCCAAGGTGCCGCAATGAAACTAGGTTTTGGAGATTCTCGTAGGCTAGAGGTATTAGATAAGACTAAGGAATTGAAGGCGGATATCATTTCTCCGTATTTCTTATATGTGACTCATGATTTCGTAGCCAAGGCTCATTCATTAGGAATTCGTGTTATACCTTGGACTGTAAACGATGCGGAAGAAATGAGAAGATTGATCCGCGCGGGAGTGGACGGGATCATCAGTGATTATCCGAATCGATTGAACTCCGTTTTAAAAGAGACTTCGACTCCCTGA
- a CDS encoding DUF1554 domain-containing protein yields the protein MFRSFLALILFVSLAACAIKTTNPGDPSSADFFKNEIISCLIESCNQEILISGGSIVPEESSLTLSISLPKAPSSSASYSFSVSNPSLGSVSPSTLIFTAANFNIPQTITILGAADDTDTVDNFFVLDILDPEDQSIHYSLKQKDNDRFLFATNPTYAGNFSITFADAICAGEVSGHIGLPSGTYKALAVSGTWRRASAPQISWVLKPNMQYWDIGSSLKAYDTDASSYFIDSSGNGISSAGSNFWTGLNGDWTTGSDCLGWSSGAPTDQGSAGNPSNPTLSGISSGLVYCNNVQSLICVQQ from the coding sequence TTGTTTCGTTCTTTTCTTGCATTGATCTTATTCGTTTCACTTGCCGCTTGTGCGATCAAAACTACAAATCCGGGTGATCCCTCTAGTGCCGATTTTTTTAAAAATGAGATCATTAGTTGTCTGATCGAGAGCTGCAATCAGGAGATACTTATTTCAGGCGGATCCATAGTTCCAGAAGAATCTTCTCTTACTCTTTCCATTTCTTTACCGAAAGCTCCTAGTAGTTCTGCAAGTTATAGTTTTAGCGTAAGCAATCCTTCTTTAGGATCTGTTTCTCCTAGTACCTTGATCTTTACTGCCGCCAATTTTAATATTCCTCAAACGATTACGATCCTAGGAGCCGCAGACGATACGGATACTGTGGATAATTTCTTTGTACTGGATATCTTGGATCCAGAGGATCAGAGCATTCATTATAGTCTGAAGCAGAAGGATAATGATAGATTTCTTTTCGCGACAAATCCTACGTATGCAGGAAATTTTTCTATAACGTTTGCAGATGCGATTTGTGCTGGAGAAGTTTCCGGTCATATTGGCTTACCTTCCGGGACGTATAAGGCTCTTGCAGTTTCAGGAACTTGGAGAAGGGCGTCTGCTCCTCAGATCAGTTGGGTTTTGAAGCCGAATATGCAATACTGGGACATTGGTAGTTCTTTGAAGGCATACGATACGGATGCGAGTTCTTATTTTATAGATTCTTCAGGGAATGGGATCTCTTCTGCGGGGAGCAATTTCTGGACAGGATTGAATGGAGACTGGACAACAGGAAGCGATTGTTTGGGTTGGAGTTCTGGTGCACCTACGGATCAGGGTAGTGCTGGAAATCCGAGCAATCCGACCCTAAGTGGTATTTCTTCAGGGCTCGTATATTGCAATAATGTACAGTCCTTGATCTGCGTGCAGCAGTGA
- a CDS encoding di-heme oxidoredictase family protein — MNCDTNKGFGRNSKTLQNKKGNRLVQAIPLLVFGLLLSDCQQSKGNQEIAALIGVLNNNLSANVADPGEVYSGGFTTNFITNVSAFDVRAANLRYGGASEFNSGNAFFNRNWAAEGSSAAFGLGPTFNTNSCQNCHLHDGRGAPPSSGTANNTPGILFRLSKDGTNPTTGGPVGLTNYGLQLNHKGIGCNPIVYTGANFDCDTGSGSVAGANFTPPEGTVSISYSTIAAPNYPSGSHTYPEGTDITLSQPSYTFTWNSLFGDPTITGEGFHFSPRTAQIIPGLGLLEAIPDSIIQGWADPSDLDGDGISGKINQVWDVTANAKKIGRFGWKANEPTLFQQTQGAFQGDIGITSPLFPVDNCPSAQTACLAASSGSPDPEITASLATAVIFYNKLVGVPARRNVSDPDVVAGKALFSSVGCDSCHKTLVQTGYVSGFPELSYQYIKPYTDLLLHDMGPGLADGRQDFDATGQEWRTAPLWGIGLIQTVNGHTKLLHDGRANGIEEAILWHGGEAQTARQNFQVLTATQRQQLIQFLESL; from the coding sequence ATGAACTGTGATACCAACAAAGGTTTCGGAAGAAATTCCAAAACATTACAAAACAAAAAAGGGAATCGTCTTGTCCAGGCGATTCCCTTACTCGTATTCGGACTTCTTCTTTCTGATTGCCAACAATCTAAAGGAAATCAGGAAATTGCCGCTCTCATCGGGGTCTTGAATAATAATCTTTCGGCTAATGTTGCAGATCCGGGTGAAGTTTATTCGGGCGGTTTTACTACCAATTTCATCACGAATGTAAGTGCATTTGACGTGCGTGCAGCCAACCTACGTTACGGTGGAGCAAGCGAGTTCAATAGTGGCAATGCATTCTTCAATCGAAACTGGGCCGCAGAAGGAAGTAGTGCTGCCTTCGGATTAGGACCAACCTTCAATACCAACTCTTGCCAAAACTGTCATTTACATGACGGAAGAGGAGCTCCTCCTAGTTCCGGAACTGCTAATAATACTCCTGGAATTCTATTTCGCTTATCAAAAGACGGAACCAATCCTACAACGGGAGGACCTGTCGGTCTTACAAATTACGGACTTCAGCTGAATCATAAGGGAATCGGTTGCAATCCGATTGTATATACTGGCGCAAACTTCGATTGTGATACCGGATCGGGAAGCGTGGCTGGAGCAAACTTCACTCCACCAGAAGGCACAGTCTCAATTTCCTATTCTACTATAGCGGCTCCGAATTATCCGAGTGGAAGTCATACATATCCGGAAGGAACCGATATAACCTTAAGCCAACCTTCTTATACATTTACTTGGAACAGTTTATTCGGAGATCCGACCATCACTGGAGAAGGATTTCATTTCTCTCCAAGGACTGCTCAGATCATTCCTGGTTTAGGTCTTTTAGAAGCAATCCCAGATTCGATCATCCAAGGTTGGGCCGACCCGAGCGATCTAGACGGAGATGGTATTTCGGGAAAGATCAACCAAGTCTGGGATGTTACGGCTAACGCTAAAAAGATCGGCCGTTTCGGATGGAAGGCAAATGAGCCTACTCTATTCCAACAAACCCAGGGTGCATTTCAAGGGGATATTGGAATTACCAGTCCTCTCTTTCCTGTGGACAATTGTCCTTCTGCGCAGACCGCTTGCTTAGCAGCCTCGAGTGGAAGTCCGGATCCTGAGATAACTGCAAGTCTTGCGACTGCAGTCATCTTCTATAATAAATTAGTAGGAGTTCCGGCAAGAAGGAATGTAAGTGATCCGGATGTAGTAGCGGGTAAGGCGTTATTCTCCAGCGTAGGCTGTGATAGCTGCCATAAAACTCTCGTTCAAACAGGATATGTTTCCGGATTCCCGGAGCTTTCCTATCAATATATTAAACCTTATACAGATCTTCTATTGCACGATATGGGTCCCGGCCTTGCGGACGGTCGCCAAGACTTCGATGCAACCGGACAAGAATGGAGAACAGCTCCTCTCTGGGGAATCGGTCTGATCCAAACAGTCAATGGACATACCAAGCTTCTTCATGATGGAAGAGCAAATGGAATAGAAGAAGCAATCCTCTGGCATGGAGGAGAAGCACAAACAGCTCGACAGAATTTCCAAGTCTTAACCGCAACCCAAAGGCAACAGTTAATTCAATTTTTGGAATCCTTATAA
- a CDS encoding phosphate signaling complex PhoU family protein, with protein MASKFDYLRKNLYAMAELCLEQILILDDAIEQENSDLAKQVIERDDLIDSLEKQNDNLSQNAILEAVANRNLLGMDQIDGEVILKRDPLRFALSAIRINRSLERMGDQIVNCATCYRRGLLPKGFFREEELLDKMLSRVVTLIGMAVESLVEEKNRFYGSVHTVEEELNNLCHAAFLKFVLDPRLDKNQFADLYRMILGIERAGDYAVNIAEELVRLNTGMDIRHLSDPVQVTEKTTKIT; from the coding sequence ATGGCATCCAAGTTCGATTATCTCCGTAAAAATCTGTACGCTATGGCGGAGCTTTGTCTGGAGCAGATCCTGATCTTAGATGACGCAATCGAACAAGAAAACTCCGATCTCGCAAAACAAGTCATCGAAAGAGATGATCTGATCGACAGTTTAGAAAAGCAAAATGACAACCTTTCTCAAAATGCAATCTTAGAAGCCGTTGCCAATAGAAACCTATTAGGAATGGATCAGATCGATGGAGAGGTGATCTTGAAACGAGATCCACTTCGCTTTGCCCTTTCTGCGATTCGAATCAATCGAAGCTTAGAGAGAATGGGCGATCAAATCGTGAACTGTGCGACTTGCTATCGACGGGGACTCTTACCCAAAGGCTTCTTTAGAGAAGAAGAGCTTTTGGACAAAATGTTATCTAGGGTCGTAACTCTCATCGGAATGGCAGTAGAATCTTTGGTAGAAGAGAAAAACCGCTTCTACGGTTCTGTTCATACGGTCGAAGAGGAGCTAAACAATCTATGCCATGCTGCCTTTCTCAAATTTGTATTGGATCCTCGGCTAGATAAGAATCAATTTGCCGACCTATATCGTATGATACTCGGGATCGAAAGAGCCGGAGACTATGCAGTAAACATTGCAGAAGAATTAGTTCGCTTAAACACCGGAATGGATATACGACATCTTTCAGATCCGGTTCAAGTAACCGAGAAGACTACTAAGATTACATAG